From Watersipora subatra chromosome 2, tzWatSuba1.1, whole genome shotgun sequence, one genomic window encodes:
- the LOC137388323 gene encoding uncharacterized protein: MSIADCPPQTGSGIGGLHLSSSSSLAELDNTSYGFELPEFFAQEEGSSSSSGQSAPAITWPLPAALQFMLDAGHLATLRAAEPKNLTWPVMEEELPDSTSTPSSQPLPMQSAPYPPSHSKSSPQFHSSTPRSVQKKPSPHLPSPSKSSPASPSSTYSKAPLLPSSPPSPAQTGTVTKILIGCAAVGVAVAAFKLYK, encoded by the exons ATGAGCATCGCGGATTGTCCACCACAGACTGGCAGCGGGATAGGCGGGCTTCATTTATCCTCATCCAGCTCGCTGGCCGAGCTGGATAACACCTCTTATGGTTTCG aacTCCCCGAATTCTTTGCTCAAGAAGAGGGCAGCTCTTCCTCCTCCGGACAATCTGCGCCAGCAATTACTTGGCCACTGCCTGCTGCCCTTCAATTTATGCTAGATGCTGGTCATCTAGCTACTTTGAGGGCAGCAGAGCCAAAAAATTTAACGTGGCCAGTGATGGAGGAAGAGCTGCCTGATTCGACATCTACTCCTTCATCTCAACCTCTTCCAATGCAATCAGCACCCTATCCACCTTCACACTCCAAATCTTCACCTCAATTTCATTCATCAACACCCCGATCAGTACAAAAGAAACCATCACCCCATCTACCTTCACCATCGAAATCATCACCTGCATCTCCATCATCAACATACTCAAAAGCACCACTCCTCCCATCATCGCCACCATCTCCAGCCCAAACTGGAACAgtaacaaagattttaattgGTTGCGCCGCGGTAGGAGTGGCAGTGGCAGCCTTCAAGCTGTACAAGTAA